In one Suricata suricatta isolate VVHF042 chromosome 9, meerkat_22Aug2017_6uvM2_HiC, whole genome shotgun sequence genomic region, the following are encoded:
- the NDUFB1 gene encoding NADH dehydrogenase [ubiquinone] 1 beta subcomplex subunit 1: MNIIQIVRDHWVHILVPMGFVFGCYLDKKNDEKLTAFRNKSLLFKRELRPNEEVTWK, translated from the exons ATGAACATAATTCAAATTGTTCGTGACCACTGGGTACATATACTTGTGCCGATGGGGTTTGTCTTTGGATGTTATCTAGACAAAAAGAATGATGAAAAGCTAACTGCCTTCCGGAACAAGAGTTTGTTGTTTAAGAG GGAATTGAGACCCAATGAAGAAGTCACCTGGAAGTAA
- the ATXN3 gene encoding ataxin-3 isoform X4, translating to MESIFHEKQEGSLCAQHCLNNLLQGEYFSPVELSSIAHQLDEEERMRMAEGGVTSEDYRTFLQQPSGNMDDSGFFSIQVISNALKVWGLELILFNSPEYQRLRIDPINERSFICNYKEHWFTVRKLGKQWFNLNSLLTGPELISDTYLALFLAQLQQEGYSIFVVKGDLPDCEADQLLQMIRVQQMQRPKLIGEELAQLKEQRVQKTDLERVLEANDGSGMLDEDEEDLQRALALSRQEIDLEDEEADLRRAIQLSMQVASAGASLES from the exons ATGGAGTCCATCTTCCACGAGAAA CAAGAAGGCTCACTTTGTGCTCAACATTGCTTGAATAATCTATTGCAAGGAGAGTATTTTAGCCCCGTGGAGTTGTCTTCCATCGCGCATCAGCTGGACGAGGAGGAGAGGATGCGGATGGCAGAAGGAGGCGTTACCAGCGAGGACTACCGCACGTTTCTACAG CAGCCCTCGGGAAACATGGATGACAGTGGCTTCTTCTCCATTCAG gttaTAAGCAATGCCTTGAAAGTATGGGGTTTAGAACTAATTCTCTTCAACAGTCCAGAGTATCAGAGGCTCAGGATCGATCCcat aaatgaaagaTCATTTATATGCAATTACAAAGAACACTGGTTTACAGTTAGAAAATTGGGAAAACAG tggtTCAACTTGAATTCTCTCTTGACGGGTCCAGAATTGATATCAGATACATACCTTGCACTTTTCTTGGCTCAATTACAACAGGAAG GTTATTCTATATTTGTTGTAAAGGGTGATCTGCCCGATTGTGAAGCTGACCAGCTTCTACAGATGATCAGGGTCCAACAGATGCAGAGACCAAAACTCATCGGAGAAGAATTGGCACAACTAAAAGAACAGAG AGTCCAGAAAACGGATCTGGAACGAGTCTTAGAAGCAAATGATGGGTCAGGGATGTTAGACGAAGATGAGGAAGATTTGCAGAGGGCCCTGGCACTGAGTCGCCAGGAGATTGACCTGGAAGATGAGGAAGCAGATCTCCGCAGGGCGATTCAGCTCAGCATGCAAG TAGCGAGTGCCGGGGCGTCTCTCGAAAGTTAA
- the ATXN3 gene encoding ataxin-3 isoform X3 has product MESIFHEKQEGSLCAQHCLNNLLQGEYFSPVELSSIAHQLDEEERMRMAEGGVTSEDYRTFLQQPSGNMDDSGFFSIQVISNALKVWGLELILFNSPEYQRLRIDPINERSFICNYKEHWFTVRKLGKQWFNLNSLLTGPELISDTYLALFLAQLQQEGYSIFVVKGDLPDCEADQLLQMIRVQQMQRPKLIGEELAQLKEQRVQKTDLERVLEANDGSGMLDEDEEDLQRALALSRQEIDLEDEEADLRRAIQLSMQGSSRNVSQEIPQTSSGPHLTSEELRKRREAYFENYNSEVYEGKF; this is encoded by the exons ATGGAGTCCATCTTCCACGAGAAA CAAGAAGGCTCACTTTGTGCTCAACATTGCTTGAATAATCTATTGCAAGGAGAGTATTTTAGCCCCGTGGAGTTGTCTTCCATCGCGCATCAGCTGGACGAGGAGGAGAGGATGCGGATGGCAGAAGGAGGCGTTACCAGCGAGGACTACCGCACGTTTCTACAG CAGCCCTCGGGAAACATGGATGACAGTGGCTTCTTCTCCATTCAG gttaTAAGCAATGCCTTGAAAGTATGGGGTTTAGAACTAATTCTCTTCAACAGTCCAGAGTATCAGAGGCTCAGGATCGATCCcat aaatgaaagaTCATTTATATGCAATTACAAAGAACACTGGTTTACAGTTAGAAAATTGGGAAAACAG tggtTCAACTTGAATTCTCTCTTGACGGGTCCAGAATTGATATCAGATACATACCTTGCACTTTTCTTGGCTCAATTACAACAGGAAG GTTATTCTATATTTGTTGTAAAGGGTGATCTGCCCGATTGTGAAGCTGACCAGCTTCTACAGATGATCAGGGTCCAACAGATGCAGAGACCAAAACTCATCGGAGAAGAATTGGCACAACTAAAAGAACAGAG AGTCCAGAAAACGGATCTGGAACGAGTCTTAGAAGCAAATGATGGGTCAGGGATGTTAGACGAAGATGAGGAAGATTTGCAGAGGGCCCTGGCACTGAGTCGCCAGGAGATTGACCTGGAAGATGAGGAAGCAGATCTCCGCAGGGCGATTCAGCTCAGCATGCAAG gtAGTTCCAGAAATGTATCTCAAGAGATTCCACAGACATCATCAGGTCCACATCTTACTTCAGAAGAGCTACGGAAGAGAAGAGAAGCCTACTTTGAAAA ttacaaCTCAGAAGTATATGAAGGAAAGTTCTGA
- the ATXN3 gene encoding ataxin-3 isoform X1: MESIFHEKQEGSLCAQHCLNNLLQGEYFSPVELSSIAHQLDEEERMRMAEGGVTSEDYRTFLQQPSGNMDDSGFFSIQVISNALKVWGLELILFNSPEYQRLRIDPINERSFICNYKEHWFTVRKLGKQWFNLNSLLTGPELISDTYLALFLAQLQQEGYSIFVVKGDLPDCEADQLLQMIRVQQMQRPKLIGEELAQLKEQRVQKTDLERVLEANDGSGMLDEDEEDLQRALALSRQEIDLEDEEADLRRAIQLSMQGSSRNVSQEIPQTSSGPHLTSEELRKRREAYFEKQQQQQQQQQQQQQQQQQQQDDPPAQLSQPCERPTTSSGALGSDPDAMSEEDMLQAAVTMSLEIVRNNFKTEGKK; the protein is encoded by the exons ATGGAGTCCATCTTCCACGAGAAA CAAGAAGGCTCACTTTGTGCTCAACATTGCTTGAATAATCTATTGCAAGGAGAGTATTTTAGCCCCGTGGAGTTGTCTTCCATCGCGCATCAGCTGGACGAGGAGGAGAGGATGCGGATGGCAGAAGGAGGCGTTACCAGCGAGGACTACCGCACGTTTCTACAG CAGCCCTCGGGAAACATGGATGACAGTGGCTTCTTCTCCATTCAG gttaTAAGCAATGCCTTGAAAGTATGGGGTTTAGAACTAATTCTCTTCAACAGTCCAGAGTATCAGAGGCTCAGGATCGATCCcat aaatgaaagaTCATTTATATGCAATTACAAAGAACACTGGTTTACAGTTAGAAAATTGGGAAAACAG tggtTCAACTTGAATTCTCTCTTGACGGGTCCAGAATTGATATCAGATACATACCTTGCACTTTTCTTGGCTCAATTACAACAGGAAG GTTATTCTATATTTGTTGTAAAGGGTGATCTGCCCGATTGTGAAGCTGACCAGCTTCTACAGATGATCAGGGTCCAACAGATGCAGAGACCAAAACTCATCGGAGAAGAATTGGCACAACTAAAAGAACAGAG AGTCCAGAAAACGGATCTGGAACGAGTCTTAGAAGCAAATGATGGGTCAGGGATGTTAGACGAAGATGAGGAAGATTTGCAGAGGGCCCTGGCACTGAGTCGCCAGGAGATTGACCTGGAAGATGAGGAAGCAGATCTCCGCAGGGCGATTCAGCTCAGCATGCAAG gtAGTTCCAGAAATGTATCTCAAGAGATTCCACAGACATCATCAGGTCCACATCTTACTTCAGAAGAGCTACGGAAGAGAAGAGAAGCCTACTTTGAAAA gcagcagcagcagcagcagcagcagcagcagcagcagcagcagcagcagcagcagcaggacgaCCCACCAGCACAGCTTTCCCAGCCGTGTGAGAGGCCAACCACAAGTTCAGGTGCCCTGGGCAGCGATCCAG ATGCTATGAGTGAAGAAGACATGCTTCAGGCGGCTGTGACCATGTCTTTAGAAATtgttagaaataatttcaaaacggaagggaaaaaataa
- the ATXN3 gene encoding ataxin-3 isoform X2, which yields MESIFHEKQEGSLCAQHCLNNLLQGEYFSPVELSSIAHQLDEEERMRMAEGGVTSEDYRTFLQQPSGNMDDSGFFSIQVISNALKVWGLELILFNSPEYQRLRIDPINERSFICNYKEHWFTVRKLGKQWFNLNSLLTGPELISDTYLALFLAQLQQEGYSIFVVKGDLPDCEADQLLQMIRVQQMQRPKLIGEELAQLKEQRVQKTDLERVLEANDGSGMLDEDEEDLQRALALSRQEIDLEDEEADLRRAIQLSMQGSSRNVSQEIPQTSSGPHLTSEELRKRREAYFEKVKETQSNLSHPKKMESDQSKNDV from the exons ATGGAGTCCATCTTCCACGAGAAA CAAGAAGGCTCACTTTGTGCTCAACATTGCTTGAATAATCTATTGCAAGGAGAGTATTTTAGCCCCGTGGAGTTGTCTTCCATCGCGCATCAGCTGGACGAGGAGGAGAGGATGCGGATGGCAGAAGGAGGCGTTACCAGCGAGGACTACCGCACGTTTCTACAG CAGCCCTCGGGAAACATGGATGACAGTGGCTTCTTCTCCATTCAG gttaTAAGCAATGCCTTGAAAGTATGGGGTTTAGAACTAATTCTCTTCAACAGTCCAGAGTATCAGAGGCTCAGGATCGATCCcat aaatgaaagaTCATTTATATGCAATTACAAAGAACACTGGTTTACAGTTAGAAAATTGGGAAAACAG tggtTCAACTTGAATTCTCTCTTGACGGGTCCAGAATTGATATCAGATACATACCTTGCACTTTTCTTGGCTCAATTACAACAGGAAG GTTATTCTATATTTGTTGTAAAGGGTGATCTGCCCGATTGTGAAGCTGACCAGCTTCTACAGATGATCAGGGTCCAACAGATGCAGAGACCAAAACTCATCGGAGAAGAATTGGCACAACTAAAAGAACAGAG AGTCCAGAAAACGGATCTGGAACGAGTCTTAGAAGCAAATGATGGGTCAGGGATGTTAGACGAAGATGAGGAAGATTTGCAGAGGGCCCTGGCACTGAGTCGCCAGGAGATTGACCTGGAAGATGAGGAAGCAGATCTCCGCAGGGCGATTCAGCTCAGCATGCAAG gtAGTTCCAGAAATGTATCTCAAGAGATTCCACAGACATCATCAGGTCCACATCTTACTTCAGAAGAGCTACGGAAGAGAAGAGAAGCCTACTTTGAAAA GGTGAAGGAAACCCAGTCAAATTTAAGtcatccaaagaaaatggaatcgGACCAAAGCAAGAACGATGTGTAA